The DNA sequence CGTCGCAGTCGTTCTGCCTGAACAAATGATTTTTCGCAGGGAAAATTTTTATGCTGGAAATCCTGAATGGCATCAGTAATTTTATCGCGCTGGAAATTTAAATCAGCAAGTTCTTCAGCACGTCCTTGTGCATCTTCCCAATCGTAATCGTAATAAGAAGCAATAGCTTTATTTTTCAATAAATATTTTCCGGCAAAAGTGTCCGGTTTAAATAGAGTTTTTTTTGTCAGCTGCATAGAAGGTCAACCTTTCTGTCGAAGTCTCGTTCATTATAGCAGAGACTGTTTAAGACACCAACGATAAGACTTTCTCTGACAAAAATAGACTTCAGTTAACCCTGATAATAATATATTTTCAAAATTCTATTCAGACCGAAAAGAGAGGTCTATTTTTGCATTTACCCGCTTTATAATATCTAAATGAGCAGGAGTATCAACATTTTTTCTGCTTCCTTCTTTGACGATATATCCATTAATTGCGTCTATTTCGAGCGGCCTCTTCTCCAGATAGTCCACAAACATGGAAGACCTGTTATTACGGGTCTGTTCCAACAATTCTTCTACGTACCCCCATGTAGACATAGGTAAATCCAAAACTTCGGCTGCTTCTTTAAACAATCGTCGGGCTTCATAGAAAGCTTCCTTATTAGATAACAAAACAGCGTTTTTATCTTCATATAAAACCGTCAGAGGATTGATCACTGCGTTAACAATTAATTTTCTTTTTAATTCATACTCAATATCGTCTGTCCATTCACATTTAAACGGATTTCCTATACCTTGAAGAATGTGAGTGAGA is a window from the Alkalicoccus halolimnae genome containing:
- a CDS encoding 2-dehydropantoate 2-reductase, with product MRLGIAGGGAVGLLFASYLQESGHRVHVWTKRKSQAQQLEKFGVKRGRETFPLTASVFPGREPVDAVIAAVKQYDVPELLEKGLPEGVPVLFVQNGMSHLELVNHYREDPLFAVVTHGAMRVSDIEVVHTGIGKTLFGGKNKTNILTHILQGIGNPFKCEWTDDIEYELKRKLIVNAVINPLTVLYEDKNAVLLSNKEAFYEARRLFKEAAEVLDLPMSTWGYVEELLEQTRNNRSSMFVDYLEKRPLEIDAINGYIVKEGSRKNVDTPAHLDIIKRVNAKIDLSFRSE